A window of the Helianthus annuus cultivar XRQ/B chromosome 4, HanXRQr2.0-SUNRISE, whole genome shotgun sequence genome harbors these coding sequences:
- the LOC110934183 gene encoding uncharacterized mitochondrial protein AtMg00810-like, which yields MYLLVYVDDLILTGNHSPTTKSFITTLGKEFAIKDLGRLNYFLGLEVTYTTNGLFLNQSKYTMDILTRAKMLDAKPAPTPLSSNVSFVTAGTPFSDVTLYRSVVGALQYLTITRPDICYAVNQVSQLLHAPTVDHFKEVKRILRYLKGTIAFGLHYSRPTTTSLLGFSDADWARCLETRCSTYGYSIFLGGNLISWSAKKQPTVARTSCESEYRAMANTAAEIVWITHLLQELHALPPDRPTILCDNHSALFLTQNPVSHKHVKHIDLDYHFLRELVNARKLVTKFVPTKLQVADIFTKSLPSSQFDIFRQMLRIGPPPFSLRGDSR from the coding sequence ATGTATTTACTTGTCTATGTTGATGATCTTATCCTTACTGGTAATCATTCACCAACCACTAAATCCTTTATTACCACTCTTGGCAAGGAATTTGCCATCAAAGATCTTGGGAGACTCAACTACTTTTTGGGATTGGAGGTTACCTACACTACAAATGGTCTTTTCTTGAATCAATCAAAATATACGATGGATATTCTGACTCGGGCTAAAATGTTGGATGCTAAACCAGCACCAACACCTTTAAGCTCCAATGTTTCTTTTGTCACTGCAGGTACCCCTTTTTCCGATGTTACGCTTTATCGATCCGTTGTAGGTGCTCTCCAATATTTAACGATCACGAGACCTGACATTTGTTATGCTGTTAATCAAGTTAGTCAACTTTTACATGCTCCAACTGTTGATCATTTTAAGGAGGTAAAAAGGATTCTTCGGTATCTCAAAGGTACTATTGCCTTTGGGTTACACTATAGTCGTCCCACTACCACATCGCTACTTGGATTCTCTGATGCAGATTGGGCCCGTTGCTTGGAGACACGTTGCTCCACTTATGGCTATTCAATTTTTTTGGGTGGTAACTTGATCTCTTGGAGTGCTAAAAAGCAACCAACTGTTGCCAGAACTAGTTGTGAATCTGAGTATCGTGCTATGGCCAACACCGCCGCTGAAATTGTTTGGATCACTCATCTTCTTCAGGAGTTACATGCTCTTCCGCCTGATAGACCAACCATACTATGTGATAATCATAGTGCTTTATTTCTCACACAAAATCCTGTTTCCCACAAACATGTTAAACACAttgatttggattatcatttTCTACGAGAACTTGTCAATGCTAGAAAATTGGTTACTAAATTTGTTCCGACCAAGCTTCAGGTGGCTGATATTTTCACGAAGAGTCTTCCTTCGTCTCAGTTCGACATTTTTCGTCAGATGCTTCGTATCGGTCCACCACCGTTCAGCTTGCGGGGGGATAGTAGATAA